One Nicotiana sylvestris chromosome 12, ASM39365v2, whole genome shotgun sequence genomic window carries:
- the LOC104224071 gene encoding E3 ubiquitin-protein ligase At4g11680-like isoform X3: MDQEFQRNLISENGGFEQSYFRGLGTPFSWYFSRMASYLNPQNHHQSFDDDGVVSYDDDDASPFCYYGYSRPIVVLDVIWNLAFVCVSCFVLLTTLSERPSTPLRLWIGGYALQCLLHVGFIWIEFQRRSFDDFDAVNFDGVSSFSLFQSSSIMKRLESVNTVISSIWWVFGFYWIVIGGQLLLQDSPRLYWLSVVFLAFDVFFMVFCIVMACVLFFALFCFFPFIATVAYAMRLGDGASENDIETLPKYRYGQSNTSGNLVNVKTGEDHSNVNAKTGEDHFVSQFNSSDSVPELALQPDDSSGKSRRTEGPCHIQME; this comes from the exons ATGGACCAAGAATTTCAAAGAAATTTAATTAGTGAAAATGGTGGTTTTGAACAGAGCTATTTTAGAGGTTTAGGTACCCCCTTTTCTTGGTATTTTTCAAGAATGGCCTCATATTTGAACCCACAAAACCACCATCAAAGTTTTGATGATGATGGGGTTGTttcttatgatgatgatgatgcatCACCATTTTGTTATTATGGATACTCAAGACCCATTGTGGTTCTTGATGTAATATGGAACTTGGCATTTGTTTGTGTTTCTTGTTTTGTGCTATTGACCACTTTAAGTGAAAGGCCTTCTACTCCTTTAAGGCTTTGGATTGGTGGCTATGCACTTCAGTGCCTATTGCATGTGGGTTTTATTTGGATTGAGTTTCAAAGAAGGAGTTTTGATGATTTTGATGCTGTCAATTTTGATGGAGTTTCTTCCTTTTCACTGTTTCAAAGCAG CAGCATCATGAAGAGGCTGGAATCAGTTAATACTGTGATTTCATCTATCTGGTGGGTGTTTGGCTTTTACTGGATTGTTATAGGTGGCCAGCTACTTCTGCAAGACTCACCTCGTCTTTACTG GTTATCAGTGGTCTTCCTTGCATTTGATGTGTTCTTTATGGTCTTTTGCATTGTGATGGCATGTGTACTCTTCTTCGcgctcttttgtttctttccatTTATAGCAACAGTTGCATATGCCATGAGACTTGGAGATGGAGCATCTGAAAATGATATCGAGACTCTTCCCAAGTATAGATATGGTCAATCAAATACTTCAGGGAACCTTGTAAATGTGAAGACAGGAGAAGATCACTCAAATGTTAATGCGAAGACAGGAGAAGATCACTTCGTATCACAGTTCAACAGTAGTGATTCTGTACCTGAGCTTGCTCTTCAACCAGATGATTCT AGTGGAAAAAGTAGAAGAACGGAGGGTCCGTGTCATATCCAGATGGAGTAG
- the LOC104224073 gene encoding large ribosomal subunit protein cL37 alpha-like, with protein sequence MSLLIFTPAPSVPLSSHSSFTSAFPSSRLCNSHVTLKPKLSANSHIQAPLIFNKRGALIAKAAADIDSVGSDNPEPAPENNEESVPVENLPLESKLQQKVDQKMKMKLAKKIRLRRKRLVRKRHLRKKGRWPPSKMKKNKNV encoded by the exons ATGTCTCTCCTTATCTTCACCCCTGCTCCCTCTGTTCCTCTCTCCTCTCATTCTTCCTTTACTTCTGCATTCCCAT CCTCCAGGTTGTGCAACAGTCACGTTACTCTGAAACCGAAGTTATCTGCCAATTCCCATATTCAAGCACCTCTTATCTTCAACAAGAGAGGTGCATTGATTGCTAAGGCAGCTGCGGACATTGATAGTGTGGGTTCTGATAATCCTGAACCGGCACCAGAGAACAATGAAGAAAGTGTGCCTGTTGAGAATCTGCCCCTGGAGTCTAAGCTTCAGCAAAAGGTtgatcaaaagatgaaaatgaaaTTGGCAAAGAAGATCAGACTACGAAGGAAGAGACTCGTTAGGAAGCGCCACCTAAGGAAGAAAGGGCGATGGCCACCTTCTAAGATGAAGAAGAACAAGAATGTCTAG
- the LOC104224071 gene encoding E3 ubiquitin-protein ligase At4g11680-like isoform X2, whose product MDQEFQRNLISENGGFEQSYFRGLGTPFSWYFSRMASYLNPQNHHQSFDDDGVVSYDDDDASPFCYYGYSRPIVVLDVIWNLAFVCVSCFVLLTTLSERPSTPLRLWIGGYALQCLLHVGFIWIEFQRRSFDDFDAVNFDGVSSFSLFQSSIMKRLESVNTVISSIWWVFGFYWIVIGGQLLLQDSPRLYWLSVVFLAFDVFFMVFCIVMACVLFFALFCFFPFIATVAYAMRLGDGASENDIETLPKYRYGQSNTSGNLVNVKTGEDHSNVNAKTGEDHFVSQFNSSDSVPELALQPDDSECCICLYKYLDGVELCVLPCNHHFHHGCISKWLRINATCPLCKFNILRAETLV is encoded by the exons ATGGACCAAGAATTTCAAAGAAATTTAATTAGTGAAAATGGTGGTTTTGAACAGAGCTATTTTAGAGGTTTAGGTACCCCCTTTTCTTGGTATTTTTCAAGAATGGCCTCATATTTGAACCCACAAAACCACCATCAAAGTTTTGATGATGATGGGGTTGTttcttatgatgatgatgatgcatCACCATTTTGTTATTATGGATACTCAAGACCCATTGTGGTTCTTGATGTAATATGGAACTTGGCATTTGTTTGTGTTTCTTGTTTTGTGCTATTGACCACTTTAAGTGAAAGGCCTTCTACTCCTTTAAGGCTTTGGATTGGTGGCTATGCACTTCAGTGCCTATTGCATGTGGGTTTTATTTGGATTGAGTTTCAAAGAAGGAGTTTTGATGATTTTGATGCTGTCAATTTTGATGGAGTTTCTTCCTTTTCACTGTTTCAAAGCAG CATCATGAAGAGGCTGGAATCAGTTAATACTGTGATTTCATCTATCTGGTGGGTGTTTGGCTTTTACTGGATTGTTATAGGTGGCCAGCTACTTCTGCAAGACTCACCTCGTCTTTACTG GTTATCAGTGGTCTTCCTTGCATTTGATGTGTTCTTTATGGTCTTTTGCATTGTGATGGCATGTGTACTCTTCTTCGcgctcttttgtttctttccatTTATAGCAACAGTTGCATATGCCATGAGACTTGGAGATGGAGCATCTGAAAATGATATCGAGACTCTTCCCAAGTATAGATATGGTCAATCAAATACTTCAGGGAACCTTGTAAATGTGAAGACAGGAGAAGATCACTCAAATGTTAATGCGAAGACAGGAGAAGATCACTTCGTATCACAGTTCAACAGTAGTGATTCTGTACCTGAGCTTGCTCTTCAACCAGATGATTCT GAGTGCTGCATATGCCTCTATAAATATTTGGATGGAGTAGAGCTATGCGTCCTTCCCTGCAATCATCATTTCCACCATGGGTGCATTAGCAAATGGCTAAGGATAAATGCAACCTGCCCACTCTGCAAATTCAATATTCTTAGGGCTGAAACTCTAGTCTGA
- the LOC104224071 gene encoding E3 ubiquitin-protein ligase At4g11680-like isoform X5: MDQEFQRNLISENGGFEQSYFRGLGTPFSWYFSRMASYLNPQNHHQSFDDDGVVSYDDDDASPFCYYGYSRPIVVLDVIWNLAFVCVSCFVLLTTLSERPSTPLRLWIGGYALQCLLHVGFIWIEFQRRSFDDFDAVNFDGVSSFSLFQSSIMKRLESVNTVISSIWWVFGFYWIVIGGQLLLQDSPRLYWLSVVFLAFDVFFMVFCIVMACVLFFALFCFFPFIATVAYAMRLGDGASENDIETLPKYRYGQSNTSGNLVNVKTGEDHSNVNAKTGEDHFVSQFNSSDSVPELALQPDDSVRVLHMPL, from the exons ATGGACCAAGAATTTCAAAGAAATTTAATTAGTGAAAATGGTGGTTTTGAACAGAGCTATTTTAGAGGTTTAGGTACCCCCTTTTCTTGGTATTTTTCAAGAATGGCCTCATATTTGAACCCACAAAACCACCATCAAAGTTTTGATGATGATGGGGTTGTttcttatgatgatgatgatgcatCACCATTTTGTTATTATGGATACTCAAGACCCATTGTGGTTCTTGATGTAATATGGAACTTGGCATTTGTTTGTGTTTCTTGTTTTGTGCTATTGACCACTTTAAGTGAAAGGCCTTCTACTCCTTTAAGGCTTTGGATTGGTGGCTATGCACTTCAGTGCCTATTGCATGTGGGTTTTATTTGGATTGAGTTTCAAAGAAGGAGTTTTGATGATTTTGATGCTGTCAATTTTGATGGAGTTTCTTCCTTTTCACTGTTTCAAAGCAG CATCATGAAGAGGCTGGAATCAGTTAATACTGTGATTTCATCTATCTGGTGGGTGTTTGGCTTTTACTGGATTGTTATAGGTGGCCAGCTACTTCTGCAAGACTCACCTCGTCTTTACTG GTTATCAGTGGTCTTCCTTGCATTTGATGTGTTCTTTATGGTCTTTTGCATTGTGATGGCATGTGTACTCTTCTTCGcgctcttttgtttctttccatTTATAGCAACAGTTGCATATGCCATGAGACTTGGAGATGGAGCATCTGAAAATGATATCGAGACTCTTCCCAAGTATAGATATGGTCAATCAAATACTTCAGGGAACCTTGTAAATGTGAAGACAGGAGAAGATCACTCAAATGTTAATGCGAAGACAGGAGAAGATCACTTCGTATCACAGTTCAACAGTAGTGATTCTGTACCTGAGCTTGCTCTTCAACCAGATGATTCTGTAA GAGTGCTGCATATGCCTCTATAA
- the LOC104224071 gene encoding E3 ubiquitin-protein ligase At4g11680-like isoform X6 — MDQEFQRNLISENGGFEQSYFRGLGTPFSWYFSRMASYLNPQNHHQSFDDDGVVSYDDDDASPFCYYGYSRPIVVLDVIWNLAFVCVSCFVLLTTLSERPSTPLRLWIGGYALQCLLHVGFIWIEFQRRSFDDFDAVNFDGVSSFSLFQSSSIMKRLESVNTVISSIWWVFGFYWIVIGGQLLLQDSPRLYWLSVVFLAFDVFFMVFCIVMACVLFFALFCFFPFIATVAYAMRLGDGASENDIETLPKYRYGQSNTSGNLVNVKTGEDHSNVNAKTGEDHFVSQFNSSDSVPELALQPDDSVKWKK; from the exons ATGGACCAAGAATTTCAAAGAAATTTAATTAGTGAAAATGGTGGTTTTGAACAGAGCTATTTTAGAGGTTTAGGTACCCCCTTTTCTTGGTATTTTTCAAGAATGGCCTCATATTTGAACCCACAAAACCACCATCAAAGTTTTGATGATGATGGGGTTGTttcttatgatgatgatgatgcatCACCATTTTGTTATTATGGATACTCAAGACCCATTGTGGTTCTTGATGTAATATGGAACTTGGCATTTGTTTGTGTTTCTTGTTTTGTGCTATTGACCACTTTAAGTGAAAGGCCTTCTACTCCTTTAAGGCTTTGGATTGGTGGCTATGCACTTCAGTGCCTATTGCATGTGGGTTTTATTTGGATTGAGTTTCAAAGAAGGAGTTTTGATGATTTTGATGCTGTCAATTTTGATGGAGTTTCTTCCTTTTCACTGTTTCAAAGCAG CAGCATCATGAAGAGGCTGGAATCAGTTAATACTGTGATTTCATCTATCTGGTGGGTGTTTGGCTTTTACTGGATTGTTATAGGTGGCCAGCTACTTCTGCAAGACTCACCTCGTCTTTACTG GTTATCAGTGGTCTTCCTTGCATTTGATGTGTTCTTTATGGTCTTTTGCATTGTGATGGCATGTGTACTCTTCTTCGcgctcttttgtttctttccatTTATAGCAACAGTTGCATATGCCATGAGACTTGGAGATGGAGCATCTGAAAATGATATCGAGACTCTTCCCAAGTATAGATATGGTCAATCAAATACTTCAGGGAACCTTGTAAATGTGAAGACAGGAGAAGATCACTCAAATGTTAATGCGAAGACAGGAGAAGATCACTTCGTATCACAGTTCAACAGTAGTGATTCTGTACCTGAGCTTGCTCTTCAACCAGATGATTCTGTAA AGTGGAAAAAGTAG
- the LOC104224071 gene encoding E3 ubiquitin-protein ligase At4g11680-like isoform X1, protein MDQEFQRNLISENGGFEQSYFRGLGTPFSWYFSRMASYLNPQNHHQSFDDDGVVSYDDDDASPFCYYGYSRPIVVLDVIWNLAFVCVSCFVLLTTLSERPSTPLRLWIGGYALQCLLHVGFIWIEFQRRSFDDFDAVNFDGVSSFSLFQSSSIMKRLESVNTVISSIWWVFGFYWIVIGGQLLLQDSPRLYWLSVVFLAFDVFFMVFCIVMACVLFFALFCFFPFIATVAYAMRLGDGASENDIETLPKYRYGQSNTSGNLVNVKTGEDHSNVNAKTGEDHFVSQFNSSDSVPELALQPDDSECCICLYKYLDGVELCVLPCNHHFHHGCISKWLRINATCPLCKFNILRAETLV, encoded by the exons ATGGACCAAGAATTTCAAAGAAATTTAATTAGTGAAAATGGTGGTTTTGAACAGAGCTATTTTAGAGGTTTAGGTACCCCCTTTTCTTGGTATTTTTCAAGAATGGCCTCATATTTGAACCCACAAAACCACCATCAAAGTTTTGATGATGATGGGGTTGTttcttatgatgatgatgatgcatCACCATTTTGTTATTATGGATACTCAAGACCCATTGTGGTTCTTGATGTAATATGGAACTTGGCATTTGTTTGTGTTTCTTGTTTTGTGCTATTGACCACTTTAAGTGAAAGGCCTTCTACTCCTTTAAGGCTTTGGATTGGTGGCTATGCACTTCAGTGCCTATTGCATGTGGGTTTTATTTGGATTGAGTTTCAAAGAAGGAGTTTTGATGATTTTGATGCTGTCAATTTTGATGGAGTTTCTTCCTTTTCACTGTTTCAAAGCAG CAGCATCATGAAGAGGCTGGAATCAGTTAATACTGTGATTTCATCTATCTGGTGGGTGTTTGGCTTTTACTGGATTGTTATAGGTGGCCAGCTACTTCTGCAAGACTCACCTCGTCTTTACTG GTTATCAGTGGTCTTCCTTGCATTTGATGTGTTCTTTATGGTCTTTTGCATTGTGATGGCATGTGTACTCTTCTTCGcgctcttttgtttctttccatTTATAGCAACAGTTGCATATGCCATGAGACTTGGAGATGGAGCATCTGAAAATGATATCGAGACTCTTCCCAAGTATAGATATGGTCAATCAAATACTTCAGGGAACCTTGTAAATGTGAAGACAGGAGAAGATCACTCAAATGTTAATGCGAAGACAGGAGAAGATCACTTCGTATCACAGTTCAACAGTAGTGATTCTGTACCTGAGCTTGCTCTTCAACCAGATGATTCT GAGTGCTGCATATGCCTCTATAAATATTTGGATGGAGTAGAGCTATGCGTCCTTCCCTGCAATCATCATTTCCACCATGGGTGCATTAGCAAATGGCTAAGGATAAATGCAACCTGCCCACTCTGCAAATTCAATATTCTTAGGGCTGAAACTCTAGTCTGA
- the LOC104224071 gene encoding E3 ubiquitin-protein ligase At4g11680-like isoform X4 produces MDQEFQRNLISENGGFEQSYFRGLGTPFSWYFSRMASYLNPQNHHQSFDDDGVVSYDDDDASPFCYYGYSRPIVVLDVIWNLAFVCVSCFVLLTTLSERPSTPLRLWIGGYALQCLLHVGFIWIEFQRRSFDDFDAVNFDGVSSFSLFQSSSIMKRLESVNTVISSIWWVFGFYWIVIGGQLLLQDSPRLYWLSVVFLAFDVFFMVFCIVMACVLFFALFCFFPFIATVAYAMRLGDGASENDIETLPKYRYGQSNTSGNLVNVKTGEDHSNVNAKTGEDHFVSQFNSSDSVPELALQPDDSVRVLHMPL; encoded by the exons ATGGACCAAGAATTTCAAAGAAATTTAATTAGTGAAAATGGTGGTTTTGAACAGAGCTATTTTAGAGGTTTAGGTACCCCCTTTTCTTGGTATTTTTCAAGAATGGCCTCATATTTGAACCCACAAAACCACCATCAAAGTTTTGATGATGATGGGGTTGTttcttatgatgatgatgatgcatCACCATTTTGTTATTATGGATACTCAAGACCCATTGTGGTTCTTGATGTAATATGGAACTTGGCATTTGTTTGTGTTTCTTGTTTTGTGCTATTGACCACTTTAAGTGAAAGGCCTTCTACTCCTTTAAGGCTTTGGATTGGTGGCTATGCACTTCAGTGCCTATTGCATGTGGGTTTTATTTGGATTGAGTTTCAAAGAAGGAGTTTTGATGATTTTGATGCTGTCAATTTTGATGGAGTTTCTTCCTTTTCACTGTTTCAAAGCAG CAGCATCATGAAGAGGCTGGAATCAGTTAATACTGTGATTTCATCTATCTGGTGGGTGTTTGGCTTTTACTGGATTGTTATAGGTGGCCAGCTACTTCTGCAAGACTCACCTCGTCTTTACTG GTTATCAGTGGTCTTCCTTGCATTTGATGTGTTCTTTATGGTCTTTTGCATTGTGATGGCATGTGTACTCTTCTTCGcgctcttttgtttctttccatTTATAGCAACAGTTGCATATGCCATGAGACTTGGAGATGGAGCATCTGAAAATGATATCGAGACTCTTCCCAAGTATAGATATGGTCAATCAAATACTTCAGGGAACCTTGTAAATGTGAAGACAGGAGAAGATCACTCAAATGTTAATGCGAAGACAGGAGAAGATCACTTCGTATCACAGTTCAACAGTAGTGATTCTGTACCTGAGCTTGCTCTTCAACCAGATGATTCTGTAA GAGTGCTGCATATGCCTCTATAA